From Cyanobacterium sp. T60_A2020_053, the proteins below share one genomic window:
- a CDS encoding VPLPA-CTERM sorting domain-containing protein, with protein MNHLNLKKVRASLGSISIALSVITFSSLSAQAAAIRSGFDGNTLAANDDDSTGLVSLGFDVNFFGLTFDELYVNNNGNVTFDSPLSLFTPFDLTSTAQQIIAPFFADVDTRNSDPVTYSNGTVDGRNAFGVNWIDVGYFYQRNDPLNSFQLVLIDRSDIAVGDFDIEFNYDQILWETGEASEGTDGLGGFSARAGFSNGTGDSGTFFELQGSAINGAFLNGGSNALISNSLDSDVDGRYIFSARNGAIDTPDPVSTPEPFFLLGLLTVGVITACSTSKQSKNN; from the coding sequence ATGAATCACTTAAATCTAAAAAAAGTCCGTGCCTCTCTTGGGTCAATATCTATTGCACTCAGTGTGATAACCTTTAGTTCTTTGTCAGCTCAAGCCGCAGCTATTCGTTCTGGATTTGATGGCAACACTCTAGCCGCTAACGATGATGACTCCACTGGTTTAGTCTCTCTAGGTTTTGATGTTAATTTTTTTGGTCTTACTTTTGACGAACTCTATGTCAACAATAACGGAAACGTTACTTTTGACAGTCCCTTATCATTATTTACACCTTTTGACCTCACCAGTACGGCGCAACAAATTATTGCCCCTTTCTTTGCAGATGTAGATACCAGAAATTCAGACCCTGTAACATATAGTAATGGTACAGTAGATGGTCGCAATGCCTTTGGAGTTAATTGGATCGATGTTGGTTATTTCTATCAACGAAATGATCCACTTAACAGTTTTCAATTGGTTTTGATTGATCGTTCTGACATAGCAGTTGGTGATTTTGATATTGAATTTAATTACGATCAAATTTTGTGGGAAACTGGAGAAGCTAGTGAAGGTACTGATGGTTTAGGAGGTTTTTCTGCTCGTGCTGGTTTTTCTAATGGAACTGGTGATTCAGGTACCTTCTTTGAATTGCAAGGTTCAGCTATCAATGGAGCTTTTCTTAATGGTGGTTCTAATGCTCTAATCAGTAATAGTTTAGATAGCGACGTTGACGGAAGATATATTTTTTCAGCACGTAATGGCGCTATTGATACACCCGACCCAGTTTCTACTCCTGAGCCGTTTTTCTTGTTGGGTTTACTGACAGTTGGTGTAATTACTGCTTGTAGTACAAGTAAGCAAAGCAAAAACAATTAA
- a CDS encoding CO2 hydration protein translates to MATINQNKIAPSQHEFANIIHRLEAGGSMLPDTPENLMQIIGIYKAYAIPMDFYWRDLLYIAERVFLNPLPFFKYFISQEYLDLPNHYSGENADLKVWRGTEKAHPELIQFMKEGTTGKIPKLFHHLLHDRINMEFAEACMEAMLWHGRDMGYGKFDGYLDSEEYKNNADIAIKAYFKSNPVMLGLYKLFPDMFLEQVRQLSYYSNLGLFWEVMCPVFLEMSDLYDEGKMTTVKEAMDFLVNGIFAVAGRPIYHHVYIGDKCYEIIPKSKGFTWLYEAALPYVESIFYRTAPFRGTKSYNAQAQQVPQDQKDFHYGILYADVFPVGGAGIPPTLLMDDMWHFLPPYLIDYYGQHCRGEDDMLIQLGVTFQRSMYNVTSAVIQALRGALLYPLDDENPKHLEKNRAFFEAQMDRFTRAEARLRDIQNPDYR, encoded by the coding sequence ATGGCTACTATTAATCAAAATAAAATTGCACCATCTCAACATGAGTTTGCTAACATTATTCACCGTTTAGAAGCAGGTGGTTCAATGTTACCTGATACCCCTGAAAATTTGATGCAAATTATCGGTATTTACAAGGCTTATGCTATCCCAATGGATTTCTATTGGCGTGATTTATTATATATCGCTGAGAGAGTTTTTCTTAATCCTTTACCATTTTTTAAATATTTTATTTCTCAGGAATATTTAGATTTACCGAATCATTATTCTGGTGAAAATGCCGATCTAAAAGTATGGCGAGGCACTGAAAAAGCGCACCCCGAACTAATCCAATTTATGAAGGAAGGCACAACGGGTAAAATTCCTAAATTATTTCATCATTTATTGCATGACCGTATCAATATGGAGTTTGCGGAAGCCTGTATGGAAGCCATGTTATGGCATGGGCGGGATATGGGTTATGGTAAATTTGATGGCTATTTAGACAGTGAAGAATATAAAAATAATGCTGATATTGCTATTAAGGCTTATTTTAAATCTAACCCTGTTATGTTAGGTTTATATAAGTTATTTCCCGATATGTTTTTAGAACAAGTAAGACAGCTTTCTTATTATTCTAATTTAGGGCTTTTTTGGGAGGTAATGTGTCCTGTATTTTTAGAAATGTCTGACCTTTATGACGAAGGGAAAATGACTACAGTTAAAGAAGCAATGGATTTTCTGGTTAATGGTATTTTTGCGGTGGCAGGGCGCCCGATTTATCATCATGTTTATATCGGTGATAAATGTTACGAAATTATCCCCAAATCAAAGGGTTTTACTTGGCTTTATGAGGCGGCGCTTCCCTATGTTGAATCAATATTTTATCGCACAGCGCCCTTCCGTGGTACAAAATCCTATAATGCCCAAGCGCAACAAGTACCCCAAGACCAAAAAGATTTCCATTATGGTATCTTATATGCGGATGTGTTTCCAGTGGGGGGCGCTGGGATTCCACCCACTTTGTTAATGGATGATATGTGGCACTTTTTACCACCTTATCTCATCGACTACTATGGTCAACATTGCCGTGGGGAAGATGATATGTTGATTCAATTGGGTGTCACATTTCAGCGTTCGATGTATAATGTAACTTCAGCCGTAATACAGGCATTGCGAGGGGCGCTGTTATATCCTCTCGATGATGAAAACCCAAAACATTTAGAGAAGAATCGGGCATTTTTCGAGGCACAAATGGATAGGTTTACGCGCGCTGAGGCAAGATTAAGAGATATTCAAAACCCTGATTATCGTTAA